In Haloarcula salinisoli, one genomic interval encodes:
- the mre11 gene encoding DNA double-strand break repair protein Mre11, whose translation MTRVIHTGDTHIGYQQYHVPERRQDFLAAFRAVVRDAIDADVAAVVHTGDLFHDRRPTLSDIMGTLDILEELAAADIPFLAVVGNHEAKRDAQWLDLYASLGLATRLDGEPTVVGETAFYGLDFVPRSKRDDLDYDFAPHDADYAALVTHGLFQPFDYGDWDASEVLTESSVDFDALLLGDNHKPGKQEVEDAWVTYCGSTERASASEREDRGYNIVSFDDGVRITRRGLETRDFVFVDVELDAEEGIERVRSQVGQYDLDDAVVIVSIDGDGEPIAPASIEEYALDHGALVARVTDHRELAADERETSVSFADPDDAVAERVRELGLSGAARDIDETVRASKVADSNVQDVVKDRVSNLVEENPEALDAAAGAAGDGDTATGDDDSAATAETDGGDADEESTAAEPEPDAAGGGEDQSLEEFL comes from the coding sequence ATGACACGGGTGATACACACCGGCGATACCCACATCGGGTACCAGCAGTACCACGTACCCGAGCGCCGGCAGGACTTCCTCGCGGCGTTTCGGGCTGTCGTCCGGGACGCCATCGACGCCGACGTGGCTGCGGTGGTCCACACCGGGGACCTGTTCCACGACCGCCGGCCGACTCTCTCGGACATCATGGGAACGCTGGATATTCTCGAAGAGCTCGCCGCGGCCGACATCCCGTTTCTCGCCGTCGTGGGCAACCACGAGGCCAAGCGGGACGCCCAGTGGCTCGACCTCTATGCATCGCTCGGGCTGGCGACCCGTCTGGACGGCGAACCGACCGTCGTGGGCGAGACGGCCTTCTACGGGCTCGACTTCGTCCCGCGCTCGAAGCGCGACGACCTCGACTACGACTTTGCCCCCCACGACGCCGACTACGCCGCGCTCGTGACCCACGGTCTGTTCCAGCCCTTCGACTACGGCGACTGGGACGCAAGCGAAGTGCTGACCGAATCGTCGGTCGACTTCGACGCCTTGCTGCTGGGGGACAACCACAAGCCGGGCAAACAGGAAGTCGAAGACGCGTGGGTCACGTACTGCGGTTCGACCGAGCGCGCAAGCGCCAGCGAGCGGGAGGACCGGGGCTACAACATCGTCAGCTTCGACGACGGGGTCCGAATCACCCGACGCGGCCTCGAGACCCGCGATTTCGTCTTCGTCGACGTAGAGCTCGACGCCGAGGAAGGCATCGAGCGGGTCCGCAGTCAGGTCGGCCAGTACGACCTGGACGACGCCGTCGTCATCGTCAGTATCGACGGCGACGGCGAGCCCATCGCACCCGCGAGCATCGAGGAGTACGCCCTCGACCACGGGGCGCTCGTCGCCCGCGTCACCGACCACCGCGAACTCGCCGCCGACGAACGGGAGACGAGCGTGAGCTTCGCCGACCCCGACGACGCCGTCGCCGAACGCGTGCGGGAACTCGGCCTGAGCGGGGCCGCCCGCGACATCGACGAGACGGTGCGGGCTTCGAAGGTTGCGGACTCGAACGTTCAGGATGTCGTCAAGGACCGCGTCAGCAATCTGGTCGAAGAAAACCCAGAAGCGCTGGATGCCGCCGCCGGGGCGGCGGGTGACGGCGACACCGCGACGGGCGACGACGACTCTGCCGCCACCGCCGAGACTGACGGCGGCGACGCAGACGAGGAATCGACCGCCGCCGAGCCGGAACCGGATGCGGCCGGGGGCGGCGAGGACCAGTCTCTGGAGGAGTTCCTGTGA
- the rad50 gene encoding DNA double-strand break repair ATPase Rad50, with the protein MRFQRVSMESFKCYDDADLTLDPGVTVIHGLNGSGKSSLLEACFFALYGSKALDENLGDVITIGADDCTVELWFTHAGGEYHITRRVRNTGERPTTAKCVLESPDGTFEGARAVRRRVTELLRMDSEAFVNCAYVRQGEVNKLINASASDRQDMLDDLLQLGKLEEYRERASDARRGVKNVRDEKRSQLDQLDDQIEAKEEKGLHERLNSLESDLSETTAEIDRIEGQRETAAETLERATTVLEEHEERREQLTELTGDIEKLEGEITETEREREQLKERISGLKTERTELETDLDETIAATDLAEPDPDRVEDRLDELEERADDLRSRIESQKLKAQKHNSEAESRQSEAEDLDSRAEAKREEADDLESALEAARETVAERREKLDDIDSEIETLEARFADSDIDRESAGDHRDSVAGDLEEARKRVTELGTKVESERESLREAEALLEEGKCPECGQDVAESPHVESIEDDREGVAELESDLEAARERVESLEDDLERAESLAEAADRLDSLESNRTNVVQLIEEKESGLEADEERIAELRESADELESEAEEKREAASEAEDEAAEARSVIGECNQEHQQVKQAIQRLERVTELLEAVDDRENDIEQLREKRSQQAEMNEQRRERLAEKRERKQELAEKVDENRIEEARNERERAEAYIEKADGKLEELREERDDLQTAIGGVTNELEELAELRDRREELADTVSKLDALYDESEQLQGMYGTLRAELRQRNVETLERMLNETFSLVYQNDSYSHIELDGEYQLTVYQKDGDPLEPEQLSGGERALFNLSLRCAIYRLLAEGIEGAAPMPPLILDEPTVFLDSGHVTQLLDLVAYMRDEVGVAQILVVSHDEELVGAADDLVRVEKSATTNRSHVSRVERIEETVAELAD; encoded by the coding sequence ATGCGGTTCCAGCGCGTTTCGATGGAGTCGTTCAAGTGTTACGACGACGCCGACCTTACCCTCGACCCCGGCGTGACCGTCATCCACGGGCTCAACGGGAGCGGGAAGTCTTCGCTGCTGGAGGCCTGCTTCTTCGCCCTCTATGGCTCGAAAGCCCTCGACGAGAACCTGGGCGACGTGATTACTATCGGGGCCGACGACTGTACCGTCGAACTGTGGTTCACCCACGCCGGTGGGGAGTATCATATCACACGGCGCGTGCGAAACACCGGTGAGCGACCGACGACTGCCAAATGCGTACTCGAATCTCCCGACGGCACCTTCGAGGGGGCGCGGGCAGTCCGCCGTCGGGTCACCGAACTGCTGCGGATGGACAGCGAGGCGTTCGTCAACTGCGCCTACGTCCGCCAGGGCGAGGTGAACAAGCTCATCAACGCCTCGGCGAGCGACCGCCAGGATATGCTCGACGACCTCCTGCAGCTCGGCAAGCTAGAGGAGTACCGCGAGCGGGCAAGCGATGCGCGCCGCGGTGTGAAAAACGTCCGCGACGAGAAACGGAGCCAGCTCGACCAGCTGGACGACCAGATCGAGGCGAAAGAGGAGAAGGGACTCCACGAGCGCCTGAACAGCCTGGAGAGCGACCTCTCGGAGACGACCGCCGAAATCGACCGCATCGAGGGCCAGCGCGAGACGGCCGCCGAGACGCTGGAGCGGGCGACGACAGTCCTCGAAGAGCACGAGGAGCGCCGCGAACAGCTCACCGAGCTGACCGGCGATATCGAGAAGCTGGAGGGCGAGATTACGGAGACAGAACGCGAGCGCGAGCAGCTCAAGGAGCGCATCTCGGGACTGAAGACCGAGCGGACGGAGCTGGAGACGGACCTCGACGAGACAATTGCGGCGACCGACCTCGCTGAGCCCGACCCGGACCGTGTCGAGGACCGTCTGGACGAACTGGAGGAACGCGCCGATGACCTCCGCTCGCGCATCGAGAGCCAGAAGCTCAAGGCCCAGAAACACAATAGCGAGGCCGAGTCGCGACAGTCGGAGGCCGAGGACCTCGACTCGCGGGCAGAAGCCAAGCGCGAGGAGGCCGACGATCTCGAATCGGCGCTCGAAGCTGCCCGGGAGACGGTCGCCGAGCGCCGCGAGAAGCTCGACGACATCGACTCGGAGATCGAGACGCTCGAAGCGCGCTTTGCGGACAGTGATATCGACCGCGAGTCCGCCGGTGACCACCGCGACTCGGTCGCTGGGGACCTCGAGGAAGCCCGAAAACGGGTGACGGAACTGGGGACGAAAGTCGAGAGCGAACGCGAGTCGCTCCGGGAGGCCGAGGCGCTGCTGGAGGAGGGGAAATGTCCCGAGTGCGGCCAGGACGTCGCCGAGTCCCCCCACGTCGAATCCATCGAGGACGACCGCGAAGGGGTCGCCGAGCTGGAGAGCGACCTGGAGGCGGCACGCGAGCGGGTCGAGAGTCTCGAAGACGACTTGGAACGGGCCGAGTCGCTGGCCGAGGCCGCCGACCGGCTCGATTCGCTCGAGTCGAACCGCACGAACGTCGTCCAGCTCATCGAGGAGAAGGAATCCGGCCTCGAAGCAGACGAGGAGCGGATCGCGGAGCTCCGTGAGTCGGCCGACGAACTCGAATCGGAGGCCGAGGAGAAACGCGAGGCCGCCAGCGAGGCCGAGGACGAGGCCGCCGAGGCCCGCTCGGTCATCGGCGAGTGCAACCAGGAACACCAGCAGGTGAAACAGGCTATCCAGCGACTGGAACGGGTGACGGAGCTACTCGAAGCCGTCGACGACCGCGAGAACGACATCGAGCAGTTACGCGAGAAACGAAGCCAGCAGGCCGAGATGAACGAGCAGCGCCGCGAGCGACTCGCCGAGAAACGCGAGCGAAAGCAGGAACTCGCAGAGAAGGTCGACGAGAACCGTATCGAGGAGGCCAGAAACGAGCGAGAGCGTGCCGAAGCGTACATCGAGAAAGCCGACGGGAAACTCGAGGAACTGCGCGAGGAGCGCGACGACCTGCAGACGGCTATCGGCGGCGTAACGAACGAACTCGAGGAGCTTGCGGAGTTGCGCGACCGCCGCGAGGAACTCGCCGATACCGTCTCGAAGCTCGACGCGCTGTACGACGAGAGCGAACAGCTCCAGGGGATGTACGGGACCCTTCGAGCGGAACTCCGCCAGCGAAACGTCGAGACGCTCGAACGGATGTTGAACGAGACGTTCTCGCTGGTGTACCAGAACGACTCGTACTCGCATATCGAACTCGACGGGGAGTACCAGCTGACGGTGTACCAGAAGGACGGCGACCCGCTGGAGCCCGAACAGCTCTCGGGCGGTGAGCGGGCGCTGTTCAACCTCAGTCTGCGCTGTGCCATCTACCGGCTGCTGGCGGAGGGTATCGAGGGAGCCGCGCCGATGCCGCCGCTCATCCTCGACGAGCCGACGGTGTTCCTGGACTCGGGCCACGTCACGCAGCTGCTCGACCTCGTGGCGTACATGCGCGACGAGGTCGGCGTCGCCCAGATTCTGGTCGTCAGCCACGACGAGGAGCTCGTCGGTGCGGCCGACGACCTCGTCCGGGTCGAGAAGTCCGCGACGACGAACCGTTCGCACGTCTCCCGCGTCGAGCGCATCGAGGAGACGGTCGCCGAGCTGGCCGACTAA
- a CDS encoding DUF7346 family protein encodes MRTVRDESGTHYVLLKQSGESSLVRDPETGTEKHVANEAIEPVDGESPLVTAASAVPEAVRTALTAAHDDRALGLLVELDRRGPLSVHDLLDSYDLCESDLHGLLGEFRAAGLVDEADVFGQRGYDTTETASDAVEFLTD; translated from the coding sequence ATGCGCACCGTCCGCGACGAGTCGGGCACCCACTACGTCCTGCTGAAGCAGTCGGGCGAGTCGAGCCTGGTACGGGACCCGGAGACGGGGACCGAGAAACACGTCGCCAACGAGGCCATCGAACCGGTCGACGGCGAGTCCCCGCTCGTGACCGCCGCGAGCGCCGTCCCCGAGGCCGTCCGGACGGCCCTCACCGCCGCCCACGACGACCGGGCGCTGGGGCTGCTGGTCGAACTCGACCGCCGGGGCCCGCTATCGGTCCACGACCTGCTGGATAGCTACGACCTCTGTGAGAGCGACCTCCACGGCCTGCTCGGGGAGTTTCGCGCCGCGGGACTGGTGGACGAAGCGGACGTGTTCGGCCAGCGCGGCTACGATACCACAGAAACAGCGAGCGACGCCGTCGAGTTCCTCACCGATTAG
- a CDS encoding DUF7322 domain-containing protein has product MLDGPDEDGEGVLSEKSPYEPDEFDPSSLGPDVPEAPDPPEGAANTEVTALFWKLVVVFNIALLALSVGPMLAYFEGQVDLGIRVTVVGAIMAAYGLFRYRQFVTERDSDEESDATDADGDPADHNG; this is encoded by the coding sequence GTGCTTGACGGTCCAGACGAGGACGGCGAAGGCGTCCTCTCCGAGAAGAGCCCCTACGAACCGGACGAGTTCGACCCGTCGAGCCTCGGCCCCGACGTCCCGGAGGCCCCGGACCCACCGGAGGGCGCCGCAAACACCGAGGTGACCGCACTGTTCTGGAAGCTCGTCGTCGTGTTCAATATCGCCCTACTGGCGCTCTCTGTCGGGCCAATGCTGGCCTACTTCGAGGGGCAGGTCGACCTCGGTATCCGCGTGACAGTCGTCGGCGCGATTATGGCCGCGTACGGACTGTTCCGGTACCGCCAGTTCGTGACCGAGCGCGACAGCGACGAGGAGAGCGACGCGACCGACGCCGACGGCGACCCCGCGGACCACAACGGCTAA
- a CDS encoding DUF7331 family protein → MSHRASPDGESDRANELRSDPALPEAVQTTETYETEEGTVFYDAQNPLAWVQTDTTVALSDQA, encoded by the coding sequence ATGTCGCACCGCGCATCTCCGGACGGCGAGTCGGATAGGGCAAACGAGCTCCGGTCGGACCCTGCGCTCCCCGAGGCAGTGCAGACGACCGAGACCTACGAGACCGAGGAGGGGACAGTGTTCTACGACGCCCAGAATCCGCTCGCGTGGGTGCAGACCGACACGACTGTCGCACTCAGTGACCAGGCCTGA
- a CDS encoding DNA polymerase domain-containing protein produces the protein MSEESQSALGDFGSDGGDDRPAAEAAAIAGNGDGDASVVDIDERQFPDVEETVEFVVTQVDYTVEGRGDDEFPVVHVFGRTEDNEAVHARVYEFKPYFYAPTSSVSEDRLRQYDSITGWEETDRAGELFESIRGERLTKIFGQTPRDVGQMRDDFDHYEADILFPNRLLIDKDITSGVRVPARELDDGSLKVHHEEIAPVDASAAPRVNTFDIEVDDRHGFPEDGEQTIVCLTSHDSYTDEYVVWLYESPDGIEGPEALAGYDPIREDADFEADVRIFEEEAAMLDAFIEYIEQTDPDVLTGWNFDDFDAPYLLDRIEELQSYDHDYDLNIDRLSRVDEVWRSDWQGPDIKGRVVFDLLYAYKRTQFTELESYRLDAVGEQELGVGKERYTGDIGDLWEQEPERLLEYNLRDVELCVELDREQDIIDFWDEVRTFVGCKLEDATTPGDAVDMYVLHKLYGEYALPSKGQQESEDYEGGAVFDPITGVRENVTVLDLKSLYPMCMVTTNASPETKVDPDTYDGETFRAPNGTHFRKEPDGVIREMVDELLTEREEKKELRNSHSPDDPDYERFDRQQAAVKVIMNCFTPDTDVLTPGGVRNIRDLEVGDEVYSLDPETETMEVKPVVETQAYPEYRGELVDIETSKMDFRVTPNHRMLVRKNETNGITEDEYSFVEAGDLDDATNYELPHDWEGPDGDPVETVDLTEHVDEYEVWVRPSVHGHTFAAELGYYPDKVLKNDIGQEGYVFGPEEFEEHREYIEEVAETTFVHAESGRKWIPRTYDGDDFLDLLAWYVTEGNVYTSETKQFGEKTRGSATMIQIAQDAVADGGVGHHEGIGELLDRMGFDYYVDDRSYQFTSKLLGDLLESLAGAGSFSKRIPQFVFEASERQKRRFLDTLVDGDGDRQKGSWRYSTASDRLRDDVLRLCTHLGLTANYKQDSGAWRIYVTEDSKNTLRMHRSGSTSSAEDGVYCVTVEDNHTLMAGRNGKFQFVGQSLYGVLGWDRFRLYDKEMGAAVTATGREVIDYTDEVVENEGYEVVYGDTDSVMLQLGDVGPDDLEGEAEVTDEMREKHPEMGDDELELVAATIQKGFELEDTINDSYDEFALEELNAQFHRFEIEFEKLYRRFFQAGKKKRYAGHIVWKEGKHVDSIDITGFEYQRSDIAPITKRVQKEVIDRIVHGEDADSIKSYVGDVIEDYQAGNVDYDDVGIPGGIGKKLDNYDTDTAQVRGAKYANLLLGTNFKSGSKPKRLYLDRVHADFWDRVEAEEGLDASTDPLYGEFRRDPDVICFEYADQIPEEFEVDWDKMLDKTLKGPIARILEALDISWDEVKSGQEQTGLGSFM, from the coding sequence ATGAGTGAGGAGAGTCAAAGCGCCCTCGGGGACTTCGGATCGGACGGGGGCGACGACCGGCCGGCGGCGGAGGCCGCGGCCATCGCGGGCAACGGCGACGGGGACGCGAGCGTCGTCGACATCGACGAGCGCCAGTTTCCCGACGTCGAGGAGACCGTCGAGTTCGTGGTCACGCAGGTCGACTACACGGTCGAGGGACGGGGCGACGACGAGTTTCCGGTCGTCCACGTCTTCGGCCGGACCGAGGACAACGAGGCGGTCCACGCGCGTGTCTACGAGTTCAAGCCGTACTTCTACGCGCCGACCAGCAGCGTCAGCGAGGACCGACTCCGCCAGTACGACAGCATTACCGGCTGGGAAGAGACAGACAGGGCGGGCGAGCTCTTCGAGTCGATTCGGGGCGAGCGCCTGACCAAGATATTCGGCCAGACCCCCCGCGATGTCGGGCAGATGCGGGACGACTTCGACCACTACGAGGCCGACATTCTCTTCCCAAACCGGCTACTCATCGACAAAGACATCACCTCCGGGGTCAGGGTGCCGGCCCGCGAGCTCGACGACGGCAGCCTGAAAGTCCACCACGAGGAAATCGCACCGGTCGACGCAAGTGCCGCTCCACGGGTCAACACCTTCGACATCGAGGTCGACGACCGCCACGGCTTCCCGGAGGACGGCGAACAGACTATCGTCTGTCTCACCTCGCACGACTCCTACACCGACGAGTACGTCGTCTGGCTCTACGAGTCACCCGACGGCATCGAGGGGCCCGAGGCGCTGGCTGGCTACGACCCCATCCGCGAGGACGCCGACTTCGAGGCCGACGTCCGCATCTTCGAGGAAGAGGCGGCGATGCTCGACGCCTTCATCGAGTACATCGAACAGACCGACCCGGACGTGCTGACGGGCTGGAACTTCGACGACTTCGACGCCCCGTACTTGCTCGACCGCATCGAGGAACTCCAGAGCTACGACCACGACTACGACCTGAACATCGACCGCTTATCGAGAGTCGACGAGGTGTGGCGCAGCGACTGGCAGGGCCCCGACATCAAAGGCCGCGTCGTCTTCGACCTGCTGTACGCCTACAAGCGCACGCAGTTCACCGAACTGGAGTCCTACCGGCTCGACGCCGTCGGTGAACAGGAACTGGGCGTCGGGAAGGAACGTTACACCGGTGACATCGGCGATCTCTGGGAGCAAGAGCCCGAGCGCCTGCTGGAGTACAACCTCCGGGACGTGGAACTGTGTGTCGAACTCGACCGCGAGCAGGACATCATCGACTTCTGGGACGAGGTCCGCACCTTCGTGGGCTGTAAACTGGAGGACGCGACCACGCCGGGCGACGCCGTCGACATGTACGTCCTGCACAAGCTCTACGGCGAATACGCGCTTCCCTCCAAGGGCCAACAGGAGAGTGAGGACTACGAGGGCGGGGCCGTCTTCGACCCCATCACGGGTGTGCGCGAGAACGTCACCGTGCTGGACCTGAAGTCGCTCTATCCGATGTGCATGGTGACGACCAACGCCTCACCGGAGACGAAGGTCGACCCCGATACCTACGACGGCGAGACGTTCCGCGCCCCCAACGGGACCCACTTCCGGAAGGAACCGGACGGCGTCATCAGGGAGATGGTCGACGAGCTGTTGACCGAGCGCGAGGAGAAGAAGGAACTGCGCAACAGCCACAGCCCCGACGACCCCGACTACGAGCGGTTCGACCGCCAGCAAGCGGCGGTGAAGGTGATAATGAACTGCTTCACGCCTGACACCGACGTGTTGACGCCCGGCGGCGTGCGGAACATCCGTGACCTTGAGGTCGGTGACGAGGTGTATTCGCTCGACCCGGAGACGGAGACGATGGAAGTCAAGCCGGTCGTCGAGACACAGGCGTACCCCGAGTATCGAGGTGAGCTCGTCGACATCGAGACGAGCAAGATGGACTTCCGGGTGACGCCGAACCACCGGATGCTCGTCCGGAAGAACGAGACGAACGGCATCACCGAAGACGAGTATTCCTTTGTCGAAGCCGGCGATCTCGACGATGCGACGAACTACGAACTGCCTCACGACTGGGAGGGCCCCGATGGCGACCCAGTCGAGACGGTCGACCTGACCGAGCACGTCGACGAGTACGAGGTCTGGGTCAGGCCGTCGGTCCACGGCCACACGTTCGCCGCCGAACTCGGCTACTACCCCGACAAAGTCTTGAAAAACGACATCGGACAGGAGGGGTACGTGTTCGGTCCCGAGGAGTTCGAAGAGCACCGGGAGTACATTGAGGAAGTCGCGGAAACGACGTTCGTCCACGCCGAGTCCGGCCGGAAGTGGATTCCGCGAACGTACGACGGCGACGACTTCCTCGACCTGTTGGCGTGGTACGTCACCGAGGGCAACGTCTACACATCCGAGACCAAGCAGTTCGGCGAGAAGACTCGCGGGTCGGCGACGATGATACAGATTGCACAGGATGCCGTTGCAGATGGTGGTGTGGGCCACCACGAGGGTATCGGCGAGCTCCTCGACCGGATGGGCTTCGACTACTACGTCGACGACCGAAGCTACCAGTTCACATCGAAACTGCTCGGTGACCTGCTGGAGAGCTTGGCCGGTGCCGGTAGTTTCAGCAAGCGGATTCCACAGTTCGTCTTCGAGGCAAGCGAGCGGCAGAAACGACGGTTCCTCGACACGCTCGTCGACGGTGACGGCGACCGTCAGAAGGGGTCGTGGCGGTACTCCACCGCAAGCGACCGATTGCGTGACGATGTGCTTCGACTGTGTACGCACCTTGGGCTGACGGCGAACTACAAGCAGGACAGTGGTGCATGGCGTATCTACGTCACCGAGGATAGCAAGAACACGCTTCGGATGCATCGCAGCGGGTCAACCAGTTCCGCCGAGGACGGCGTCTACTGTGTCACCGTCGAGGACAATCACACGCTCATGGCCGGACGGAACGGCAAATTCCAGTTCGTCGGTCAGTCACTCTACGGCGTTCTTGGGTGGGACCGGTTCCGTCTCTACGACAAGGAGATGGGCGCGGCGGTCACGGCCACCGGCCGAGAGGTCATCGACTACACCGACGAAGTCGTCGAAAACGAAGGGTACGAGGTCGTGTACGGAGATACAGACTCCGTCATGCTCCAGCTCGGCGACGTCGGCCCCGACGACCTCGAGGGCGAGGCCGAAGTCACCGACGAGATGCGCGAGAAACATCCCGAGATGGGGGACGACGAACTCGAACTCGTCGCGGCGACCATCCAGAAGGGGTTCGAACTCGAAGACACCATCAACGACTCCTACGACGAGTTCGCGCTCGAAGAGTTGAACGCGCAGTTCCACCGTTTCGAAATCGAGTTCGAGAAGCTCTACCGGCGGTTCTTCCAGGCGGGCAAGAAGAAACGCTACGCGGGCCACATCGTCTGGAAGGAGGGCAAACACGTCGACAGTATCGACATCACCGGCTTCGAGTACCAGCGCTCGGATATCGCGCCCATCACGAAGCGGGTCCAGAAGGAAGTCATCGACCGCATCGTCCACGGGGAGGACGCCGACAGCATCAAGAGCTACGTCGGCGATGTCATCGAGGACTACCAGGCGGGCAACGTCGACTACGACGACGTGGGTATCCCGGGCGGTATCGGCAAGAAGCTGGACAACTACGACACCGATACGGCACAGGTCCGGGGCGCGAAGTACGCGAACCTGCTGCTGGGAACGAACTTCAAGAGCGGGTCGAAACCCAAGCGGCTCTATCTCGACCGCGTCCACGCCGACTTCTGGGACCGGGTCGAGGCCGAGGAGGGCCTTGACGCCTCGACCGACCCGCTGTACGGCGAGTTCAGGCGGGACCCCGACGTCATCTGCTTCGAGTACGCCGACCAGATTCCCGAGGAGTTCGAGGTCGACTGGGACAAGATGCTCGACAAGACGCTCAAAGGACCCATCGCGCGGATTCTGGAGGCGCTGGACATCTCCTGGGACGAGGTCAAATCCGGCCAGGAACAGACCGGGCTCGGCAGTTTCATGTAA
- a CDS encoding ABC transporter ATP-binding protein, protein MAVLEINNLHAEVAEEGGETILRGVNLEVESGEIHALMGPNGSGKSTTAKVIAGHPAYEVTDGEVLIHLEDDEFGEDFEIPEDLRTWDLLDLEPNERAALGVFLGFQYPAEIEGVTMVNFLRTALNAKLEEREELFEDDEEEEAEAESEDTKEDAAGYDTSPMEGPADEGEVGVAEFQEILQEKMEQLDMDEKFASRYLNAGFSGGEKKQNEVLQAAILEPSVAVLDEIDSGLDIDRLQDVSNGINALRDEQGAGILQITHYQRILDYVEPDHVHVMLDGQIAQSGGPELAEKLEDEGYDWVREEAYEAA, encoded by the coding sequence ATGGCAGTACTCGAAATCAACAATCTACACGCGGAAGTTGCAGAGGAAGGCGGTGAGACAATCCTTCGCGGTGTCAATCTCGAAGTGGAGTCCGGCGAAATCCACGCCCTGATGGGCCCGAACGGCTCGGGCAAGTCCACGACGGCGAAGGTCATCGCGGGCCACCCGGCCTACGAGGTCACCGACGGTGAGGTCCTCATCCACCTCGAAGACGACGAGTTCGGCGAGGACTTCGAGATTCCCGAGGACCTGCGGACGTGGGACCTGCTTGACCTCGAACCCAACGAGCGCGCCGCCCTTGGCGTGTTCCTCGGGTTCCAGTACCCCGCCGAAATCGAAGGCGTGACCATGGTCAACTTCCTCCGGACGGCGCTCAACGCCAAGCTCGAAGAGCGCGAGGAGCTGTTCGAGGACGACGAAGAGGAAGAAGCCGAAGCCGAGAGCGAGGACACCAAAGAAGACGCCGCCGGCTACGACACCTCCCCGATGGAGGGCCCCGCCGACGAGGGCGAAGTCGGTGTCGCCGAGTTCCAGGAGATACTCCAGGAGAAGATGGAGCAGCTGGACATGGACGAGAAGTTCGCCTCCCGATATCTCAACGCCGGCTTCTCCGGCGGCGAGAAGAAACAGAACGAGGTCCTCCAGGCCGCCATCCTCGAGCCCTCCGTCGCCGTGCTCGACGAGATCGACTCCGGGCTGGACATCGACCGCCTGCAGGACGTCTCGAACGGCATCAACGCGCTGCGCGACGAGCAGGGTGCCGGCATCCTCCAGATCACCCACTACCAGCGCATCCTCGACTACGTCGAACCCGACCACGTCCACGTGATGCTCGACGGCCAGATCGCCCAGAGCGGCGGTCCGGAACTCGCCGAGAAGCTCGAAGACGAGGGGTACGACTGGGTCCGCGAGGAAGCCTACGAGGCCGCATAA